A DNA window from Bos mutus isolate GX-2022 chromosome 11, NWIPB_WYAK_1.1, whole genome shotgun sequence contains the following coding sequences:
- the SULT1C2 gene encoding sulfotransferase 1C2 has translation MALTTAGTQPLLGEVAGIPLPATTVDNWHQIQGFKAQPDDLLICTYPKSGTTWIQEIVDLIEHSGDVDKCQRAAIQHRHPFLEWARPPQPSGVEKARAMPRPRVLRTHLPAQLLPPSFWESNCKFLYVAQNAKDCLVSYYHFQRMNRTLPDPGTWDQYFETFISGKVAWGSWFEHVRGWWELRDNVQMLFLFYEDIKRDPKQEIQKVMKFMEKNLDGAVLDTIVQETTFEKMKANPMTNRSTAPKTILDQSISPFMRKGIMGDWKNHFTVAQNERFDEIYRQKMKGTSINFCTEL, from the exons ATGGCCCTGACCACGGCGGGGACACAGCCCTTACTAGGGGAGGTGGCGGGGATCCCCCTGCCAGCCACCACCGTGGACAACTGGCACCAGATCCAGGGCTTCAAGGCCCAGCCGGACGACCTCCTCATCTGTACCTACCCTAAGTCAG GGACCACGTGGATCCAGGAAATTGTGGACTTGATTGAGCACAGTGGGGATGTGGACAAGTGTCAGCGGGCAGCCATCCAACACCGCCACCCATTCCTCGAGTGGGCCCGGCCGCCCCAGCCCTCCG GTGTGGAGAAGGCCAGAGCAATGCCCCGGCCCCGGGTGCTAAggacccacctcccagcccagctGCTGCCTCCATCCTTCTGGGAAAGCAACTGCAAG TTCCTCTATGTTGCTCAAAATGCCAAGGACTGTCTGGTTTCCTACTACCACTTCCAGAGGATGAACCGGacacttcctgacccaggcacctGGGACCAGTACTTTGAAACCTTCATCAGTGGAAAAG TCGCATGGGGGTCCTGGTTCGAGCATGTGAGAGGCTGGTGGGAGCTGAGAGACAACGTCCAGATGCTCTTTCTCTTCTATGAGGACATCAAGAGG GACCCAAAGCAGGAAATTCAGAAGGTGATGAAGTTCATGGAGAAGAACTTGGATGGAGCCGTGCTGGACACCATTGTCCAGGAGACGACGTTTGAGAAGATGAAGGCAAACCCCATGACCAACCGTTCCACGGCTCCCAAGACCATCCTGGACCAGTCCATCTCCCCCTTCATGAGGAAAG GAATCATGGGGGATTGGAAAAACCACTTCACGGTGGCTCAGAATGAGAGATTTGATGAAATCTACAGGCAAAAGATGAAAGGAACCTCAATCAACTTTTGCACGGAGCTCTGA